AACTTTTTCTCATGTTTTAAATAATCATCGGTTTATCTCCGCTGGCGCGGAGAACATGCTATTACTCATCCTGATAGTGCTCGCCCAATCGGTTTATCTCCGCTGGCGCGGAGAACATGAGAAAAATGTCATGTTTGAGATGACAGCCAGCGGTTTATCTCCGCTGGCGCGGAGAACATTGCCTCGGCCTGTACCGGTAGTGGCGGATGTTCGGTTTATCTCCGCTGGCGCGGAGAACATCTGTCTGAGCGTCCAGAGCCAGAGGGTTATTGCGGTTTATCTCCGCTGGCGCGGAGAACATCCGGCCAGAATAGGGAGTAATTTCCGTGATACCGGTTTATCTCCGCTGGCGCGGAGAACATGTGAGTGGATAATCAATCGCGTGGGCCATCGTCGGTTTATCTCCGCTGGCGCGGAGAACATGACGCCTGCCCTCCCGCCGTTCTGGTTGACGGCGGTTTATCTCCGCTGGCGCGGAGAACATCGTTCAAGCTCACGGAACCGGTCAGAAGCCTCCGGTTTATCTCCGCTGGCGCGGAGAACATTCCCTGCCCCAGTCGGGGCCTGAATCAACACGCGGTTTATCTCCGCTGGCGCGGAGAACATTACAAAACGATAAGATTGCAGCGAGATGCGCTGGGTTTATCTCCGCTGGCGCGGAGAACATACCGGTTTGTTAGAAGTCATGAGCACATATTCCGGTTTATCTCCGCTGGCGCGGAGAACATTCGGACCATGCAGGACCGAAGTGGTATCCATCCGGTTTATCTCCGCTGGCGCGGAGAACATAGCCCAGGTTAGGCGGGTGTCCTCGCTAATGTCGGTTTATCTCCGCTGGCGCGGAGAACATTCGCATGCGAAATTTTTATGCTGTTATTTTGGCGGTTTATCTCCGCTGGCGCGGAGAACATGAATACTGCTGATATGATCCATGTAGTGGATGCGGTTTATCTCCGCTGGCGCGGAGAACATATCGGACGTCTCTCGTAAATCTGTCATACCGGCGGTTTATCTCCGCTGGCGCGGAGAACATCAGTTTTTCACCCAGCAGCCGTTGTTCGCGATCGGTTTATCTCCGCTGGCGCGGAGAACATGTTGGGGCCAGAGCTAAAATATCGGCATGTGACGGTTTATCTCCGCTGGCGCGGAGAACATACTAAATATAGCTAACTGTTTTATAATGACATTTATAGCACTAAAATATCCACCAACTTTTTTATATTTTTAAAGAACCATAACCAATTGATTTTAAATGGGTAGAAATGAGACTAACCTTAATCCATCCAGATCTACCGGAATACGGCGGTTATCACCCCATGTTTGAAAGTCAAATCCTGACTCCGTATTTGTCGCCCATCCCATAACCACATTGCCTTCGTCAGCAAGATGTATAATTTGCTGCCAAATCATCTCCCTGACCTTACGCGAGGTATTGCCAATATAAACACCTGCTCGCACCTCAAGTAACCAAATAGCAAGCCTCCCTCTCAGTCGTTGAGGAACCGCTTCAGTCACTACCACTAACATCGACATTATCCCTTACTCCTGTATCCCACATCACTTAATGATTCTGGTTCAGGTATTGCTGGAGGTTGAGCATCAACAAAAGGTTCAGGTAATGGGATTTCACCTGCGGATAGAACCTCCTCAATCAATGGTATCAAACGGGCAAGCGTCTTTTGGCTACGGAAAATATCTCGACATGCAAGACGAACTTCTTTATTGGGAGATCGTGGTTGACGAGCAGCTATCTCGAATGCAACAGGAACAACACCTTCAAATTTAATAATATCCGCAATATCATAAACAAATGACAGAGGCTTTCCTGAATGAACAAACCCAATAGCAGGAGCATAACCTGCCGCCAGAACAGCCGCCTCAGTAATACCATATAGGCAAGCAGTTGCCGCACTAATACACTGATTTACAACATCACCTTTTTCCCAATCTTTGGGATCATAGCGTCGACCATTCCACTTCACACCATAACGTTTAGCTAATAAGCTATATGTTTGCCGAACTCTTGAACCTTCAATACCACGCAATTGATCTACTGAACGTCGACTTGGCGCTGGCTCGCCAAAGCGAAGCTCAAACATTTTACGCACGACTTTTAAACGAAGTTCTTCATCCAATGCCAATTTAGCCTGATACAGTAAACGATCCGAACGTGCCCCCCCGGGCTGCCCACTGGCATACATTCTTACTCCGGCTTCTCCTACCCAAACTAACAATGTACCTGTTGTTGCGGCTAACCTTACTGCTGCGTGAGAAATACGGGTTCCTGGCTCCAGCATGATGCAAGCAACCGAACCCAATGGAATATGAGTTCGAATGCCCGTTTTATCAATCAAGACAAAAGCACCATCGATTACATCAATTTGCCCATACTGCAAAAAGATCATAGAAGTTCGATCTTTTATAGGGATAGGACTTAAAGGAATATAACTCATCCACTATCCCCGACGAATTAACATCAACCCACACCCTAAAGAACGCGACTTCCCGATGCCCTCTTTTAGCATTTGTTGAAACAATTCTGGTTCCGTCACCGTTAGTTCCCCTTCAAAATCAACGCTGCCAAAAACAATGGGTTTGTGGCTTTGCGGTTTAACAAAGCGCTGCTGTTGATAGTTCACCACACGACAATTTTCGATATCGAGTTGAAAACCTTTTCGCTCACCCTGCGTTTTTAACCATTGTAACGCAGCATTTTCCTGAATAGGCCTCCATTCTTTTCTATCAGCCCCCTGTTTTTTGGCGTGATATTTGGCATCCATCAATATATCACTGCGTTTCCCTCCCCGAGTTACCACTGGGTTCGCCCGCAATGAAAAAAATAGCCTTATACCAGCAGCTAATTGAGGGTTAAATGGTTTAGTTTCAATTTGAAAAAGATTGTGATGTATCTCTGGTGCCTGCTCAGATAACACATAAAAAAATACATTTGATGAACTTGCCTGATGACGAAATAAAAATTCACGTTTATCGATTTGCGGAAATAGCTGCCATAACCACTGGTGGCTGGCATAAGACTGGGCAGTCAGCCATTTCTGCCACATACCTTGATCCAACAAGGATAAATCTAGTTTAACCCGTGAAAAAAACATTACTCGTCCCCCTTAATATTTCCTGAGTGCTGGAGACGAGTGGTAAATTGCCAACGTTGGCGACTAAGTGGTTGATCGCTACGCTGACGGGTTTCAACCACCGTCATTCCTTCATGTTCCCCCTCCCAATAACAGAGGTCATTTTCCCCAGATAATAGGGTGAAAAGTGGACTGTCATTATTCAGCAAAGCATGTTCTAAAGCCTGGCAAAGAACATCAGACAAAGTGCCTTGTAATATTTGAGGTGATAAGGGCAAAGCTGGAGGACAAGATTTCCTGCCAAAATAAAGCGGAAAAACTGGATTGCGCAATGCATCAGCTACCTTGTCTAAGCCTACTGGGGCACCCACTGTTTCACGCACTGCAATAAAATAGAAGGCATCTGTATGGTACTCGCGAAAAGTCAGCATTGTATTTAGCTCATCAGGCGCCAGAGTCAATTCATCTCTTCGAGTAAAATAATGCCGCTTCCTATTTTCCTTTGGTACTTCAATGGTTTGATAATCTCTTAACCATTGTTCACGAGAAAGATATGGGCGAACAGCAAATTCATAATGTTGATTAAATACAGCCAAACGCTGTTCTTCATCACGTCGAATCCCTAATGCAGCCGCCAATATCCCCAATAAGGCCGAACGACTGGGCACAGATGATGTATGTCGAACTTCGCCAACTGCAGCCTCACCCCAAGAGACAAACGGTGAGTAGATTTGAAATAGTAGATATTGAGACATATCCCCTCCTTACTGGGCAATAAATTCCAGTAATTCTGGCAATGTGCCGTTACCTACTTCCATATTCATCTCATAATACTTATCTGCACATGCGCCATAAGCATCATCAAAACGTTGGCGTTGCTGTTGCAACTGCTGTATTGCTTTAACTATTTGATCTTCAACACGAATAGGATTAAAGAAAGCCGCAGCCAGCGATCGTGGTTGCTGTATCCCAATTTCAGCCAAGGCATAGTTTGCATAAGCCCGAGAGGCAAAACTATTTTGGTTTCCCGTTGGAGAAACTTTCATCGCAGTTTCAGTTAGTGCTTTAAGCGTACGCTTAACCAATGTTTCATCACCATTCAAGTTTTCCAACAGCAAATCGCGACTAATGCAGATATAACTGTAAAACAGCGCAGAAGCAAAACCTCGCTCTCCCATAAACGCGGAGCCCATATCATTTTCTCTGAGGTTCAAATCATCCACCGCAGTGAAAAAATCCTCTTCTATCGTAACTGCACTTACACCCAATGCATGTGCAACCTGACAGGCGGCTTCAACATTAAACTCAGGGCTAGAGGCCAGCATCCGACCAAACAAAGCAATATCGACACCTTGAGCTTGACCACGCAGTAGTTTTAACTCACCATCCGTTGGTTCCCTATTTTCGGCAATCAAAATGGCAACAAGCTGTTCAACTGCCTGATTCTCTTCCGGACTCAGGTGAACTAACTGTTCAATATCAATATTATCCAGCTTATCTTTAGGTGCTTTTTCTTTCTTTAAACTACCAAACTGTTCGGCAATCTTAGCGGATATCGTCATCGCCAACTTTTCATCAATAACTCCGGCTATCAGTTGTTGGTATACTTTTCGGCCCAACTGCCGGGTACGAACACCGATGTGACTACTTAAGGCATCCTCAAACATCTCAGAGGTTCGCCAGGCTCGCTTCAAACTTTGAGAGGAAATTCGTAGACGTTCAACACCACCCATAATGGCCGTTTTAGGACGCCCAGTATCATCACGATTCAAATTAGCTGGCGCATAGGCAGTGAGCATATGAAGTTGAATAAACGTTGTCATAAGTTTTGTCCCTAAAATAGAAGAAAAAAGTTAGATAATAATTATTTATGCGGTGTACTAAGCAGATACTCACTGGCCCAGCGTACGTTATTACGACGAAATGGATTCAGCTCCAGCTCTCGATTTTCTTGTCGGGCCAACCACTCTTGCATCCAAAGAAATATACCATCCGCCAGTGAAACCACATTTATTCCTAACTCACCACGTAACTTAACCACGCGAATAAGTCTGCTACAAAGTTCATCTGGCGTTCTTGCAGCGAGCAGGCGGTCAAAACGTAGGCGGGATACACATTCACGATCGTTAATTTTCGCCCCTAACTGCTGGGCAAAGCTGCCATCTTGATTATTCTTACTGGCATGAACTACTACTGCAGCAAACAACGCTAAAGAAAGAGAGTGCACATCCTTTGGCTGCATGAATTCATTCAACCGATGAGCCAGATGATGATATCCATCCGTAACCATAATTCCGTGTGGAAACTCTACTCGCCGCAATTGAGCCCGCCATGCTCGACCATTAATGCGTGGTGAACCATCATAACGCCCACGCTCTTGCAAACTGTCAAACCAATCATTCAGTACCTGGCACGCAGCTTTATCACGAAAAATTAATGCCTCCGAAGTATCATTTCTAGACATCGGTTTTCTCCTTACGCTCAGTAGATAACTCTCGTAACAAATTGAGTATTTTCTGCTTATTAAACTCTTTATCCAGTCTTTTTCGGGCAGTCAATATACGGTGTAAATCATTGACTTCTTCTGGGTTGGTAAACGCCTGACGGTCAAATGCGCTAAACAGATAGTGTTCAATATCACTTATCCAACGGCGTAAGGCTGAACGTGATTCTGAGGCTACCGGATCGGGATGTTTCATTAAGGCAAACCATAGGTGTCTAAAATCACGTTCTGTTTGTTGCCAAAAAGCGATATCTATCAGGCTAAAATCCCCTTTTGCTTCTTTTGGATTCTCAAACCATGCTTCTTTCAACGCTTGACGTAATAAAGGCAGACTACTGGTAGCCAGTTCAATGGATTGCCGTGATACCGATTCCATAAGACGCAATGTTGAGAAGGGGATAAACGAGATAGGTAAACGATGCTCGTACCAACAACGCGCTTTGGCATTATCCATATCATATCCAAAACACCACAACCCAGTTTTGATATCGACATCGTCGCGGTCGCCATGAACCCGTACGACTTCTGCCGTTCGAATATGGTTAAAACGATCTTCACTTTCTATCATCAAACCAAGCCAGTCTTTATAAGCTAATCCTCCGGATTGCCCTTTTACCGCCAACCAAGGAGAAGTCACATCCTTCAATGGTTTTCTGTAAGGTGAAAGTGGATGCAACCAAGCCTCATATTGCACACCATAATTTTTACTCCGTATTTGAGTCAATAAGCCCGGATGCAGTTCACCACATAGATCACATTCACCTGATTCCGTAGTGGAAAAGTCAACTTCAAGTCGGCGCGGCATACCCCAATAGGCTTGGAGAGGATGGGCATTATCGGGTGTAACTTTATTTGATGCACTTTCACTACTTAAAGTCGGTGCTAACCAAGGAAAGACTAATGGGTATTGACTAATATCCAGCGATGCGCCTTGAGGAATGATATTCAGCCATAACTTTTTCCATAGTGGCTGGCGCTGTTCCTGAGGCATAACTAATGTTGTTATGGGTCCACCGCCTCGCATGCTGGTGCGGAATCCTGCCCCTGCAGCCGGTGAATTGGTTTGTACCGTATACAACGCCATAGCGGTACAGTGAGGGCAAAAACGTACGTAGCAACTTCGCTTTACAAAATGGTCTTTGTTCAGTTTTAACGCATTACCACCTGGAGCGTCGATGAGTAATCCACCGATCGATGAATTCTCCACGTCAAGCGATGAGAAATCCTGCAAAAATGAAGGTTTCTGTTTACCAAACTGCATAGCTGGCTCAATAGCATCCAGCCCCTGTCGTAATTTTTCAGGATCAAGCCCCTCTTCCCATATCGTTTGCCATTCTTCTTCATCTTGTGGAGCACAGGCGGTTTGTAGCATACCAATAAGAAGCTGATAGGCTGCTCCTTGAAAATCTGCTCGCGGCCAATCGAGTTCAATAATGGCATCATCAGCCAATTGTAGCGGTGATATTTTCTTACGTTCCCCTGCATTATTTAGCACAGGCAACCAAGGTTCAGAGATTAATGAAAACATCAAATTTTCCTTTATTGCTTCATCCCGAAGTTGCAGCTTTATACTAAAAGCCGAACCAAAAAAGAGTAATAATCAACTGCCATTCGCCATCTTTACCGCGTTTAAATTCAATACGCAATTTCAAACTCCCTCTATTTATGTTAAGAACATCGTAGATCACAACAAATCCACGGGTATGCTGAACACAATATACTCACACTGTTTGAAGTGTCAAATAAAATAAGGAAGTATTCTATTAATCAGATAATTTAGATTTATAAAATTTAATTTTTGATTCTGATATACTTTAAAATGCAATCTACCTGTTCCTTACATATGTAGGGATAAACCTGAAGTATTCTATTAATATGTATGTTCCCCGCATCAGCGGGGATTATTCCACAATCCCCATACTTGACTATAGTAGTCAGATGTTTTCCCTTGATTAAGCAGCATCACTTGAGCGTCTGGTCGATGAATCTGCTGGCGAAATCGCTCTAGCTCATCACTCTGTAAATGAGAGACGTTTGTTGATATTTTCCTCCATAGAGAATCACGAATCTGCACGCGACTTTTCTCCCATGAAAAATCAACATCATCGGCATAAGGCTGTAAGATTTGATCGTTATCTAACCATGCTAAATAGAGCTCAATAGTGTCTTCACTTAAACGTGTGGATATTTCAATTTCCTTACTCCAGAGCAAATCGCTGGAGTTACGGTCATATCCCTTATCACGAACTAGTAATATTTGTTTTGCTGCCGCCTGATCGCCATACACTTTACCCAATATATTATCTTCCACTTTTTGTAATGCATCTGGCACAGATATCAGGGACTCATAGACACCATCTATCAGCGTGCGCGCCTGCTCAGGCATACGAATCGCGCCTACATCTCGCAATACTGCCTGAGTTCGCCACAGGCAGGCATGGTCGGTATACACAAACCCGGTTCCTTTCAGCGCAGGCCCCAGCCAATCCTTCCCGGCATCAGGCTGCCATTCTGGCGCAAGAATATGTAATAAAGGCAAAGGACGTTCATCCGGTAGCGTATGTTTACGCTCACCATCGTTCTGTCGAATATGACGTTGTAATCGACCAGCTCGTTGGATCAATAAATCTATCGGAGCTAAATCACTAATCATCAAGTCCAGATCGATATCCAAGCTTTGTTCAATAACTTGTGTTGCAATCAGTACTTTTCCACACCGTAATGAGGAACCGCTCTCTTTACCAAACCACGTCAATACTTTTTGCTCTATATTGATACGATCAATAAAAGCAAAACGACTGTGAAATAGCAGTGCGTTATCAGGGTTAATATCCTCTAACACTTGCTGGTAAGCCAAAATCGCTTCATCTACCGTATTTCGAATCCAGCATACGCATTGACCATTCGCTATAGCCTGTTTGATCAACACGATTGCTTCATCCTCAGCCTTTAGCCAGTTAACCGCCACTTGCCGTTTAACTTCATCTCGTGTTGCTACATGACTTTCATCAAGCTGTTGTGCATGTAAATGGGATAGCCACGGATAATCAGCCTGAGGATGCGGTGTAATAAGTGAATAACCTGCACCAGAATTGAAGGCATTCAATAGTTTTTCCCGTAGAGAAAAAGGTAAGGTGGCACTCAAAAGAATGGCACTACCACCCTGCGCTGCGTGAAAATACAAAACTCTTTCTAGTAAACACACCATATAGGCGTCATAAGCATGGATCTCATCCAGCAGTAATATTTTTTTATATAGTCCCAGCATCCGTAGTGACTGATGGTTCATTGGCATAACCGCCATTAAAATCTGGTCTATCGTTCCTACGCCAACTTCAGCCAACAAAGATTTTTTACGCGAATCGGCAAACCAATAATCACATGCAGCACTCCCACTAACCTCATCCTGCGCGTAATGTTGCCGATCATTCGACTTCCCCTGCTGCCAAATAGATTGATTAAAGACCGATGACATCTTCCTAGCACCGTGAGCCAATATTAACGATGGATAACTGTCAGGATGAAATAGCTGACGATATGCTGCCGCCAAACGTTGATACATGGCATTAGCCGTCGCCATTGTAGGCAGTCCGATATATAGACCATCCGCCTTTCCCTCTGTCATTAAGCGATGAGCTAAAATCAGTGCGGCTTCGGTTTTTCCCGCGCCGGTAACATCTTCCATAATGATCAATTGCGAGCCATTCGAAGAAATATCTAACTCTGCAGAGCTTTGTTGTAACGGTGTCAATTGCTGGATAAATGGAAAAAGCTGATGATGGTGATGAAACGGATTAATTAATGAAATGGTCGGTAATTGATTGATGGCATTCTCTGCCTGTCTCTTTGCTCTCTGCCAATAACTGTCTAACGGCATTGGCTGACTAACCAACGGAAAATGAAAAGTATTTGAACCTAGCCAATCAGCCAGCACCGTTAATCCTGCCAGCAACCAGCTCTGTTGCTTAAAGCGTATTACCCAAGATTTATCAGCAAAAAAACTCGGAAAGCTATCAATAGAGAATAGTTGACGTAATTCTAATAACCACGATTCCACTTCGCGAAAATCATCGGATACAAATGCTAACGCGCTATCATTCGCTTTTTCTGGCGGTCTTCCATGATGGCCACAACTTATCTTTAACCACACATCTAATGCAGGTATCCAGTCTTTTTTTGTATTTTCATCAGGTAGGAAATCCGCCTGACCTTCTCGCCAGTTTTGACATAACTGATTTTTCCATAGCCAATAACCCAATGAATCATGTCTATGGGAATAGTTTCTACCGCTAACAGGGGAAACTAAAGCTGGGTTGTTATGTGACCAGAGTTGTTGGAAGCCTCGAGCAAATTTTCCAATATCATGCCAGCTAAGAAAATAAGCGAACCACTTAGCACCTTCATCACGAGAAAAGCCGAGCGCACCAAGTATATCAGCAGCATGAAAACGATTATTAACAACTAACTCATAGCCACAAGCCGCCACATCCAAGCAGTGATAAGGCAAAAGATGATAAGCATCACCCCCATCATTATCTGATTTCCGTGTTTTACCCCAATAGCGAAAGTAGGTAGGATAGCTATCTGATTCCATTTAAATTCTCATTCATCCCTTAATTATTTAGGCCGTTCCCGTCAATAAGGCGAGAGTGATCCAAAAAATTATTTCATTTTAACTAATACGCCAGAGGGAGATTACGATAACTAAATGATTAATATGAATTAGTGATAACATTCACAAGAAGTGAAATATGTAAGACACCACTGACACCATCCAATAATAATTATATTTTTCATTAGATTAAGTAAAAAACTCATTATCAAATTGATATATAAACATTGTTCTCTCATGACTCTATAGCGTTAAAATTAACCCTCCAAATCCAATAAAATAGATAATTAAAAAGTTTTCACCTACAACTTAAATGCACCTATGTTTTATGTATAAATAAGCAGCATAATCCAAAATAAATTAACTATGGGTGGTACCATTTAGTGCACCGAATGCTTATATGAACGTATATATTAACGAGAATAGTAAATATAAGTATTTATGAGGATTCATCCCCCCACGATTGACGGGCATAAAAAAAGCGCCTTAGGCGCTTATTCAATAATGGTGGGTCGTGCAGGATGACTCGGCCTATGGCCTCGCCCTTCGGGCCGTTGCCTCTGGCAACGTTATCTCACTGCGTTCGACTCGAACCTTGGGTTCTTCATCCCCCACGATTGACGGGCATAAAAAAAGCGCCTTAGGCGCTTATTCAATAATGGTGGGTCGTGCAGGATGACTCGGCCTATGGCCTCGCCCTTCGGGCCGTTGCCTCTGGCAACGTTGTCTCACTGCGTTCGACTCGAACCTTTGGTTCTTCATCCCCCACGATTGACGGGCATAAAAAAAGCGCCTTAGGCGCTTATTCAATAATGGTGGGTCGTGCAGGATTCGAACCTGCGACCAATTGATTAAAAGTCAACTGCTCTACCGACTGAGCTAACGACCCATTATTGATGTCTGATAGTGATAACAACGAGATAAATAAAAATGAAATGGCTTAGATGGTGGGTCGTGCAGGATTATTCGGCCTATGGCCTCGCCCTTCGGGCCGTTGCCGCTGGCAACGTTATCTCACTGCGTTCGACTCGAACCTTTGGTTCTTCATCCCCACGATTTCTCATCGTGCTAAAGCTTAGTAATGGTGGGTCGTGCAGGATTCGAACCTGCGACCAATTGATTAAAAGTCAACTGCTCTACCGACTGAGCTAACGACCCTAAGCTTTACTATCTTTACTAATTTGCTATCTGTTACATACGGATGCTGTATCCAGTTATCCCCTGCAACGGCGGCTTATATTAATCACTTCTGGAATTTGTGCAACAAAAATTTTCCCTTTCGGCATCTAACTGCCTGTTCTTTACCCATCTGACCTCATAAAATAGCCAATCTGGTAAAAATACAGGCAGATTATAATAACCAAAAGCTTACAGGGCGCTTAAACGTTTCTCTGCTTGTTTCGCGCTGGCGCTGTTCGCGTACAGGGAGATAATGCGCTGATATACAGCTTTAGCCTTATCCTTATCCCCTTTTTCCTGCATGATAATGCCCACTTTCAACATTGATTCAGCAGCTTTAGGTGATTTAGGGTAATTTTTCACTACGGATGCAAAATAGTATGACGCATCATCTTTTTTGCCTTTATTGTAATTCAGTTGCCCCAACCAGTAATTAGCATTTGGCTGATAGCTGGAGTTTGGATACTGTTTTACAAAACTTTGGAAGGCAGTAATGGCATCATCATATTGTTTCTTCTCCAGAGCCAGGGTTACTGCATTATCGTAATCCTGCTTTTCATTTCCACTACTGGCTGCCTCAGTACCGCTTGAGGTACTTGCTGCTGCGCTTGTGGCTGCACTGGCCGATGAAGTACTCGACGTGCTCGCGGCAGATGAAGCCCCTTTACTGCCAAGTTCATCTATCTGCTGCAAAATAATTTTTTGCCGTTCGACAATTTGTTCTAACTGATACTGGTTGGTTTGGATCTGACCGCGCAGACTATCAATATCTCTCTGCGAATCGGAAAATTGCTGCTGCAATTGAGTCAGCAATTGCCCATGTGCGTTAGATATACGCTCCAGCTGAGTGAGGCGTTCATCATCTGACGCAGCAATAGCAGCCCCAGGGGCTGCTACGCCAACCAGTAACGACAGACCTAATAAACGATATCTGAAATTACGGTTCATGAATT
Above is a window of Limnobaculum parvum DNA encoding:
- the casA gene encoding type I-E CRISPR-associated protein Cse1/CasA, with translation MFSLISEPWLPVLNNAGERKKISPLQLADDAIIELDWPRADFQGAAYQLLIGMLQTACAPQDEEEWQTIWEEGLDPEKLRQGLDAIEPAMQFGKQKPSFLQDFSSLDVENSSIGGLLIDAPGGNALKLNKDHFVKRSCYVRFCPHCTAMALYTVQTNSPAAGAGFRTSMRGGGPITTLVMPQEQRQPLWKKLWLNIIPQGASLDISQYPLVFPWLAPTLSSESASNKVTPDNAHPLQAYWGMPRRLEVDFSTTESGECDLCGELHPGLLTQIRSKNYGVQYEAWLHPLSPYRKPLKDVTSPWLAVKGQSGGLAYKDWLGLMIESEDRFNHIRTAEVVRVHGDRDDVDIKTGLWCFGYDMDNAKARCWYEHRLPISFIPFSTLRLMESVSRQSIELATSSLPLLRQALKEAWFENPKEAKGDFSLIDIAFWQQTERDFRHLWFALMKHPDPVASESRSALRRWISDIEHYLFSAFDRQAFTNPEEVNDLHRILTARKRLDKEFNKQKILNLLRELSTERKEKTDV
- the cas5e gene encoding type I-E CRISPR-associated protein Cas5/CasD; the encoded protein is MSQYLLFQIYSPFVSWGEAAVGEVRHTSSVPSRSALLGILAAALGIRRDEEQRLAVFNQHYEFAVRPYLSREQWLRDYQTIEVPKENRKRHYFTRRDELTLAPDELNTMLTFREYHTDAFYFIAVRETVGAPVGLDKVADALRNPVFPLYFGRKSCPPALPLSPQILQGTLSDVLCQALEHALLNNDSPLFTLLSGENDLCYWEGEHEGMTVVETRQRSDQPLSRQRWQFTTRLQHSGNIKGDE
- the cas7e gene encoding type I-E CRISPR-associated protein Cas7/Cse4/CasC; the encoded protein is MTTFIQLHMLTAYAPANLNRDDTGRPKTAIMGGVERLRISSQSLKRAWRTSEMFEDALSSHIGVRTRQLGRKVYQQLIAGVIDEKLAMTISAKIAEQFGSLKKEKAPKDKLDNIDIEQLVHLSPEENQAVEQLVAILIAENREPTDGELKLLRGQAQGVDIALFGRMLASSPEFNVEAACQVAHALGVSAVTIEEDFFTAVDDLNLRENDMGSAFMGERGFASALFYSYICISRDLLLENLNGDETLVKRTLKALTETAMKVSPTGNQNSFASRAYANYALAEIGIQQPRSLAAAFFNPIRVEDQIVKAIQQLQQQRQRFDDAYGACADKYYEMNMEVGNGTLPELLEFIAQ
- the cas6e gene encoding type I-E CRISPR-associated protein Cas6/Cse3/CasE, yielding MFFSRVKLDLSLLDQGMWQKWLTAQSYASHQWLWQLFPQIDKREFLFRHQASSSNVFFYVLSEQAPEIHHNLFQIETKPFNPQLAAGIRLFFSLRANPVVTRGGKRSDILMDAKYHAKKQGADRKEWRPIQENAALQWLKTQGERKGFQLDIENCRVVNYQQQRFVKPQSHKPIVFGSVDFEGELTVTEPELFQQMLKEGIGKSRSLGCGLMLIRRG
- the casB gene encoding type I-E CRISPR-associated protein Cse2/CasB, encoding MSRNDTSEALIFRDKAACQVLNDWFDSLQERGRYDGSPRINGRAWRAQLRRVEFPHGIMVTDGYHHLAHRLNEFMQPKDVHSLSLALFAAVVVHASKNNQDGSFAQQLGAKINDRECVSRLRFDRLLAARTPDELCSRLIRVVKLRGELGINVVSLADGIFLWMQEWLARQENRELELNPFRRNNVRWASEYLLSTPHK
- the cas1e gene encoding type I-E CRISPR-associated endonuclease Cas1e, which gives rise to MSYIPLSPIPIKDRTSMIFLQYGQIDVIDGAFVLIDKTGIRTHIPLGSVACIMLEPGTRISHAAVRLAATTGTLLVWVGEAGVRMYASGQPGGARSDRLLYQAKLALDEELRLKVVRKMFELRFGEPAPSRRSVDQLRGIEGSRVRQTYSLLAKRYGVKWNGRRYDPKDWEKGDVVNQCISAATACLYGITEAAVLAAGYAPAIGFVHSGKPLSFVYDIADIIKFEGVVPVAFEIAARQPRSPNKEVRLACRDIFRSQKTLARLIPLIEEVLSAGEIPLPEPFVDAQPPAIPEPESLSDVGYRSKG
- the cas2e gene encoding type I-E CRISPR-associated endoribonuclease Cas2e; this translates as MSMLVVVTEAVPQRLRGRLAIWLLEVRAGVYIGNTSRKVREMIWQQIIHLADEGNVVMGWATNTESGFDFQTWGDNRRIPVDLDGLRLVSFLPI
- a CDS encoding CRISPR-associated helicase/endonuclease Cas3, translating into MESDSYPTYFRYWGKTRKSDNDGGDAYHLLPYHCLDVAACGYELVVNNRFHAADILGALGFSRDEGAKWFAYFLSWHDIGKFARGFQQLWSHNNPALVSPVSGRNYSHRHDSLGYWLWKNQLCQNWREGQADFLPDENTKKDWIPALDVWLKISCGHHGRPPEKANDSALAFVSDDFREVESWLLELRQLFSIDSFPSFFADKSWVIRFKQQSWLLAGLTVLADWLGSNTFHFPLVSQPMPLDSYWQRAKRQAENAINQLPTISLINPFHHHHQLFPFIQQLTPLQQSSAELDISSNGSQLIIMEDVTGAGKTEAALILAHRLMTEGKADGLYIGLPTMATANAMYQRLAAAYRQLFHPDSYPSLILAHGARKMSSVFNQSIWQQGKSNDRQHYAQDEVSGSAACDYWFADSRKKSLLAEVGVGTIDQILMAVMPMNHQSLRMLGLYKKILLLDEIHAYDAYMVCLLERVLYFHAAQGGSAILLSATLPFSLREKLLNAFNSGAGYSLITPHPQADYPWLSHLHAQQLDESHVATRDEVKRQVAVNWLKAEDEAIVLIKQAIANGQCVCWIRNTVDEAILAYQQVLEDINPDNALLFHSRFAFIDRINIEQKVLTWFGKESGSSLRCGKVLIATQVIEQSLDIDLDLMISDLAPIDLLIQRAGRLQRHIRQNDGERKHTLPDERPLPLLHILAPEWQPDAGKDWLGPALKGTGFVYTDHACLWRTQAVLRDVGAIRMPEQARTLIDGVYESLISVPDALQKVEDNILGKVYGDQAAAKQILLVRDKGYDRNSSDLLWSKEIEISTRLSEDTIELYLAWLDNDQILQPYADDVDFSWEKSRVQIRDSLWRKISTNVSHLQSDELERFRQQIHRPDAQVMLLNQGKTSDYYSQVWGLWNNPR